The Cryptomeria japonica chromosome 2, Sugi_1.0, whole genome shotgun sequence region TTTACCTCCATGTCCAGCTCGTCCAAGTTCCTCTTACAAACTCCCAAATCCACCATTTTACCAGCTCAAACAACCAACGAGTCACTCAGCAGAAGTGGTGGCTAGGGTTCGAAGGAATAAGAACACAAATTGAAAACAATTATGTTTTTGCCTAATCTCCTTCCCACAAAAATTTTGAGACCTTTATTCCTTTCCATAATCATTTCAAGTCCGGTCATGTATAACTGTTCATAATATTTAAAATCCATGTGATTCATATGAAATCACCACCATAATAATGGCTCAGTCAATTGCCAATTTGAATTCCACATCATATTGTCTCTGTGTGCAACACTGTCCATGTGAATCAACCATATAATGCCCTCAATCATAACCTACATTGTCGATTGTCCAAGTGTGTATGCAATATGATAACCAATGACTGTCTGAGTCTAAGTAACACGACAATGAAAACCAATTATCCAGGATACATATAACACCGATGTCGACTATCGAAATGATAATGCCATGTAATATGTGACAAGTCAATGCTCATGTGAAGACCGACTTAATGTTAAGTCGATGCCAATATAAATGCAAACTAGAGCCCGATCACAATATTAACATATTGTGCATCAATGTGAAATGCTCGATGGTCAAGTTTTTAATCTAAACTAAAATCTGAATATTCCAAACGTGATTATCCAAAGCAcaaatgatacatcaaatatccTCAATGCAGATATCACAAACATGTCACTGAAGTAAACTCTGAATAATATTTGTTCTTGTCAAAACATAACAAGTATACAATGAAAGAGCATAAGTAATAGTGACTATAATCAAACAAATGTGATATTATCAAATGTCACAAATAATTATCCCTAGAAGATAACCAACATGTCTTACTGCACATGAATCCAAAGGATTAGTCCAACCAAACAAACTGAATGGGGCAAGAATTGAGAGTATACAACAAGCCAAAAAGAAATGAACTAAATACATCAAATGGAACTCAAGATACCAAGCAAGGGACTGTGCCAATGGCAAATAAATATGCCCACCACAATAACAATAACCAAGGCATGTATGCCAAGTAATCAATCAATGCCAATGCATAACcagttttgacatcaaggacaaaatgcatAAGAAGCCAACACTGGCTTGAGGGACTCGAGAGAAATTAGGGAGCAAATCCCTAAAAGGCCCATCAGCATTATCAAGGATGAGGTAGCCTTTGAAGAAAGGAAAGCAAGTATTGTGAGGAATATTGAATTTATGCAAATGTGGCTCATCTAGAAAGCAACCTCAGGTGGCAATTGGTGGAAGAATTATATGCTTGCTGAGGGTTATGTTCCATGGTCCCCTGAGATGGCAGAGTCTAGAtaagaggaggaggtggtggaaatTTTGTAGAACCTAATGAAAAAAAGGAATGATCGGCCTAGTCAGAGTGAGTTGCAGAAGGAGGCGATTCGTGCTGCTAAATAGCCTTTGCCCCTCATGGGGATTGTGTTTATGTCAACCAAAGCATATGCTAAAGGTGAAAGGTAAGGGCAAAAAAATGAGGGCCAGTTCCTTGAGGCTCCTCTTCAGATAGGGCTTAGTTTGGTTTtcttatcaatgaaatgaaaacatgaaaaatttgTTAGTTATCCATGCTTAGTTTGCAGTAGGAAAGTGCCATATATGGTGCTCTACTATAGCTTTTTCTGAACTATAATGGTATGATAGTCGCTGTTGGACAGTAGTCTGAAGGTGCCATATAGGGCATCCTGCTATAGATATCATATATGAACTGCATTTGCAGTATTCTATAAgacttttattattatttatataatatcaCTGCAGTTGtgatttaacaaaaaaaataaaataaaatatcataattcataaataagttacaatataattaataaaaattactCTTTAATGAGGTTTATATTATCAAGATGAAAAGATAATTATTTGAAAACTTCTTTTGATATGTTGgtgaaataatatttattatttatgtagTAAAAAATTGAGATCAATTTTTATATTtcaatagaataaaataataaaataatttcaatttgGTAGTATAGACAtcttaaatatatttatctaaaacATGTGAAGAGATATCAATTTGaatctatatttttattttatttatgggtTTGTTTCtagatttttattttgtttgtgtttgttttttatatttttattttgtttatatattttttaattatttaattatttgatgatTATATCTTACTCAATTTATGCCCATAAAATTTTTaactatataataaatatttattcctTGACTCATGacttaaataaaaaaatcattaaatttaaactttaaaatatttcatgtctttccatatgtatatgtatgtatgtatgtatgtatgtatgtatgtatgtatgtatatgtatatgtatatacatatgtatatgtatatgtatatgtatatgtatacatacatacacgcaCACATATAAACATTCAATATTATATTTTTGTTAATGTCTCTTatgtttaaatattaatttaaagaaaTCTATAaacatataataattttttatatttttcaaaataaatataaaataaaataataaataatgatttttttccaaaaataaatttgaaatgtatacataaaattaaataatttaaaaatcttGGACACAATTTAACCACCAAGCATCGTTATCATATTTTTGTTAACATCTCATGTTGTTGAATATTGTTTTGTAGAATGTCTCTTatgtttaaatattaatttaaagaaaTCTATAaacatataataattttttatatttttcaaaataaatataaaataaaataataaataatgatttttttccaaaaataaatttgaaatgtatacataaaattaaataatttaaaaatcttGGACACAATTTAACCACGAAGTATCGTTATCaataaaataactcttaaaataaaaatactcatgaaaaacatttgaaactattttatttactctttttACTTTTATTAGAGACATTGAGAGAATTTTATGTGTTGCTTGTTTTGAaaacattaaatttattattaaatattaatgtttTGATGTGTATTGCCTCTCTAGTTGAATAAATaatgtaaaaaaattaaaattaacatttatatatctatataataatataatcacTATTGatgaatatatttaaaatatctctACTATTATAAATTTaactaaaatttaaatatattatcaAACCTTATATTTTAACATTAATAATACTCATTATaaaaaaccaacaagaaaattattcagaagaatatttgagaaaatcaacaagaaaatTATTCAGAAGAATACTGATGGTGTTGGATCTTTGTGGGATTTATCCCCTATTTTTGCTTATTATTAATGTATTTCATAAGAATAGTGATGGTGTTGGGTCTTTGTGGCGTTTATCCCTTGTTTTGGCTTATTTAGATCAACTataacaaatatttttctttttcaaaactttttaaagttattttaaagTATACATGCATATTTTTTAACTTTAAATGATTGGTGAATATTGTTTTGCTTGTTATGCACAAATATCTGTAGGGAATACAAATATCTGTTCTGTTAATATTTTCATTGTTTAAATCTTGCATACGATGAGACGAGCAGAAATTTTTTAGTTGTTTTGAAAATGGGCGATAATGTTTCTTCTGCTATTTATCTGAACATATTTTAGGGTTTCTCTATTCTCAGCCTTTGCTATTTTTGCACAGTTTTTTAGGGTTTCTCCAAACCATATGAAGCAACAATACAATCTAGAATGAATACTATCCCACAACCTACACAAAACGGATACTATCCCAACATAAATTTAAGTGAGCCTAAGTTTTGATAGTCTATTAACACAGATATACCTAATGGTCGGTTGTTAATTTATTGTAAATAgtttcataaatttcattttcaatacTGTTTGTGTGAGTAGTGGGGAAATTTTTCATTCTTGGGGATTGAAAATTATAAGCTTTATCAGGCGATATCTATGTGATCTTTATAATCATagagtatatttttttttattaatacaataattaatttatctCAATTTATATACTCCAAATCTGGACCCTTATATCAATCATAATATAGATCTCATTACTTGTGAAACACAAGGCAGATTGTAACTATCACTCAATCACAGCAAAGGAGAATTGTTATGGTCAATATTGCTATATTGAAAATCTTACAGTTATAGTAACCTCCACTATTCTATGATCTGTTACAAGGACAACAGAGGTATGGCTGCAACCAAATACCTGAAAAAATAGTATAGTGCACATCATTTTGGTAAAAAGCTTGATCATTATATCAGTCATTGTCCACATTTCAAAACTTGCAAAAACAGATAGAGTTGATTGTGTATTTACTACTAACTttcaaatttgacataaatatATTATTTGGATAGCTAGTAGATTGAAGGCATGCATTCTTTCCATTGAATATGTAAATCTGATTTCTCATATCTCAGGTTTCTACATGTAAAATATGTTCACAGATCTCAGGTTTCTACATGTAAAATTTGTCTTGGAAACTCTATTCCCCTCTAGAAATCCTTTCTAATTGCTAGTTTCTTCTAGTTCACAGTTTGCAAATTTTAGTTTGATAATTTACAGCTATAATTGTGATTGCACTATGGATAACATTCTAAATCTATCTTAGCTGTGCATGCATTGATAATATATCTTTATTGCTTTGTTCCTCTTAGATAGGGGACAAACTTGAACAAGTTTACCTTTGTTAGCTAATGGCTTTATTGGCTTCACTGTGTTGAGGCTGCTATAAGAGGTCCTTTGACATGTTAGACCAAGGAATCTCTCTAAATTGTATGCTACTTGCTTCATGAAACTTTATTGTTATATTACTTTCATCATTTGTTCAAACAACTCCAAAGTCCAAGTGGTCACCATTCATTTTGTAGATATTAAACTAAAATGATGACATTTATTATAGAACTAGGCAGACCTTATCCTCTGAGTGTAGGTAGATTGAAAGCACAATTTCAAAAGGGCTAAAGAATTTTGGTTAACAATTCTCCTACCTCAAACTTTCGCCACTGATTATGACAACTGGAAAAATATTATAGTTTTGGATTTAAAACTAATTAACTTCTAATGCATATAAAGTCAATTCACAAGAGCTTATAACATCCATCATTGCTCCAATTAAAATGATATAAGTGAAACACTTACAATACAAGATCATGATAACTATAATATAATACAAGATATGACAATCTCAACAGATTATTTCCAAACAAAGAGATGCTCCCCAATACAAAGTACCATTTGAAAAAATGAACCTATCAACAAATAAAATACATAAGAACACTCACATAGCCAATGACAACAACTTTCATGACAAACTCAACTTCCTATGCAAATACCTATCACTCATTCGTCTATCTTTGTCAATCACTTTCTCTAGTTATGCACTATCTTTATCAGGTAACTATATAATGATTTATCTTAACAAATATAACTCACTTTGTTGTTGCGTTTGTTgctgaaaacaacaaaaaatactAACTCCAACTATCTCATATCAAACTACAATATTGAAATGTTAATTTGTATAAAGTCTTCATCTATACACTATAGTGTACAACCTCCACATAGCACAATTAAAATATAGTTGTTAATTTGTTATTCaccatatattttataattatagccACAATAATGTTTTAAACTCACCCAAACTTTGCATTTACCATGAGAGAATTTGTAATATAGATAAACTATATAACTCATGCATCAAATGGTAAACAGACTTCCTAACAAAATGTCATTGAAAATCCAAAGATTTGATCCTTGCATACCAAGAAGGTTTTCTACccaaaaaaattaaactttatcATAGTCCAACACTACATGAATAAAACTTTCTCTCACCAATCAAATTATTAGTTATTATTGTCTTTTTGGCTACTGGCCTTGGTATATAAAACTTTAGATTTCAGctcttgtaaaacctgtttatctttattaAAAACATTAATAATACTCATATTAAActataaatataaaaactaataaaaaattgaaaaatatttttataaaaacaaaattaaaatatatataattatattaaatcttaATATAGGGAACAGTTACAATAAATGGTATATAGAAAGAATAGTGAAAATTATTTGGTCACGGCCTGATCATAGGGCCATATATCAGGAATCAGTGTTATATATGTAAAGTATCATAGAAACATAAGTAAAGTAACGCACAAATGCAAAGTTCTGTGTAGAGGAGACATATAACATCAGTTACTACATAGTAAATAGAAGCAGTGTCAAGAGGAGACACACAAGCTATTTCAGTTCCTATACCAGGAGTTCAAATTCACCCAGAACTCAAATCTTAACTCCACTAGAACTTGCATAAATCCACCCAAACGGTACTCACGCCCATTTTGGTAACCATGGAAATTTCAATTATGTCATCAAAATAAACATATTTTAGTCTTTGTGGGTTTGAATCGAATCCACCTCTGTAAAAGGACAATGATATATTCCTGAGACTGCTGTAATTTGAGCACTCAATCATCTATACAATGCCAGAAATTTTTTTATTCTTTGGATGGTGTTATTCATAGTATTGTGGATTTTTTCAACATATGCACCGCTCAGACTGCAGTTGGTAAACTCTGTCTCAATATTTTGGAATATTAGTGTAAGTACTGAACCTACACTGTCAAGGCTGGTGGCCGAGGCTTCCTCATGTAATATAGTGGTTGGTATAAGTGAATTAACGGCAGTTGAAGTGTGATATGGTAGTACTGCAAATCCATGATGAGCGTCAATGGGTAATGAAGAAGCATCCTTACCATGGATGATGTCAACATTTATGGCTGTATACACACAAAAAGACCCCGATGCGTCTCTGTAACTATGTTTCAGCATCTTCTCTGTCTCGCCTTCCTGCAAATTCTAAAAGCATTTAACTCAAGGCAAATGAAATGCAGGAAAACAATTGCGGAAAAGTCTCGAATGTTTATACTCACACAATAAACATCAAACAATGAAATGCAATTTGAAGGGTCTGATCCATTTCCAATGCTTGTGAGTTCCTTCCATTCTCCACATGATAATAGTTTGTACTTCACAGAATAAAGGACAGAAAAAATCTCAGAGaatgataaacaaaatacaatCCAGAGATTCCTAATAAGAATCGGAACACGTATAGTATACCTTTGATGCGGTTCGCTCATCCCCCAAAAAATTAAACAGTACGTTTGGGGGGACAGAAAGCTTGATAGAAGTTCCAACACAGACAATAACACCACTGGATTGTCCCACTTCGGAAGCGTTTCTTGTTGTGATTTTAATAGGGTCGTTGCTGGATTGTGAGAGTGCACTTATGTTTGCAACAAATTGACTGCTTATGTTCTGCGCCAATCTTATCATATTTGTCCGGGAAACATCTGCAAACATTATATACATTACATATTTGCAGACAAATTAAAAAGACTTGCTTGATAGCCTGACTACAATTCTACTGTACTTCTATTATAACAGGATTTGGGACCGATCAAAAACCATTTTACTTTAATATAAAACATGtcttttcaaaaaattgaatacCTCCTTCGCTGGTGAGATCTACTAGAGTTTTAAACCAACAGCATTGCCTCTGCAAGCATGTCAGCCAATGCTGGGCGCCAAAGGCCATTTCGCTGTTGATGACTTGCTCAAATATTTTATGAACTATTCTATAATCTGTCTCACCCTGCTCTATCCAAATCACCTGCATTATattataaggcatgataactgttACATATAAATTCCCACTTAAAGTTGTCATTTTCAAATAAGAATACAACAGATATATTACATATATCCATCtaaattttttcagaaaaaatcagctTATACTTAGATTCATTACAATTTCTTTGCTACTATTATAGTTAGGCCAATCGACAGAACTAAAAAGAATACAGACCTTTGAACACCCATTAGGCATATCTTGTATAGCACATCCAGACGGATGCTTATGGTACCATCCAACGGAGGGCGAAATACTGTAGTTCAAATTTTCTAGAGAAAAGTCTACCAGTATCCACATTCCATTGGTTGGCTGCTGGGAAAACCGAAGAAAAGATATATGTCTCGTGGGAACAAGAGGAGATAGAATCTGTAGCTCAGCATACATCTGCACGAGGACATACCATATTAATATTCCATCGTTATGAAAATATTCGCTTAGAAACCATTAATTTCTTTCTTTATTGAGACAGACATTCATACCAGTTGAAGCAAACCATTTCTGTGACCACC contains the following coding sequences:
- the LOC131078713 gene encoding homeobox-leucine zipper protein ROC7-like, with the protein product MSDNCEGDRNSGHNEYGGASSTERKNLGRKHTRYTSDQVEVMEEVFKMLQHPDEKDRQELSTKLGLTSQQIKFWFQNRRTQVEVQQERTDNANLRTENERFRLDRQALRNTLNNIRCQTCGGSNFMTEMVYKQQSLALENELLRTEIEKLNAVASSCVGRTIPLLETRADQSQMMYSSHHEEGSSGQNQITLPTPICVSFDESSAMEAAQKATEEFIWMVDANEPVWVKKPFADGTIEILNTNQLYGTFPQGMGLSSNMKREGSRDTSIVSITGAELVDLFMDVNKWKKIFSLIVTRAETLQVVSQGVGGHRNGLLQLMYAELQILSPLVPTRHISFLRFSQQPTNGMWILVDFSLENLNYSISPSVGWYHKHPSGCAIQDMPNGCSKVIWIEQGETDYRIVHKIFEQVINSEMAFGAQHWLTCLQRQCCWFKTLVDLTSEGDVSRTNMIRLAQNISSQFVANISALSQSSNDPIKITTRNASEVGQSSGVIVCVGTSIKLSVPPNVLFNFLGDERTASKYKLLSCGEWKELTSIGNGSDPSNCISLFDVYCEGETEKMLKHSYRDASGSFCVYTAINVDIIHGKDASSLPIDAHHGFAVLPYHTSTAVNSLIPTTILHEEASATSLDSVGSVLTLIFQNIETEFTNCSLSGAYVEKIHNTMNNTIQRIKKFLALYR